The DNA segment GGATCTGGCGGGAAACGCGACGCTTGATCGGAGATGTGGCGTGCATGATTTCCTGAAAAGGTTGGGTAGCAACTTGGGTTAATTAGACTAAAGTTTAGCGCCGCTTGCCCACGGTGAAGTGTGCGGTATTGCCCTTGATGTAATTGCTAAAATCAAAGGGCTGACCGTTGTAGTTCACACTTACTCCGTCTACCCTTCCTAAGCGAACCTTAAATGGGGCGTTGCCTTGAAAAGATTGTGGCTGACCGGCTTTGACTAGCGCATCGAACAGTACTTTCCTTTTGCCGTCTTTAATCTTGACCCTCGTATCCTTAGTAACCTGCACGGTTAGCATGGGTTGATTTTCTTTAGGCGCGGCGGTACTGGTTTCTGCTGATGATGTGCCCGCAGTATTCTGCGCGCCGTCGGTTGTGGGTTGGGTGTTGATTGATGGTAGAGAACCAGCGGGTGTGGCAGAGACCGATAATGGAGACGGTAATACGGTCGCCTCGTGTGGACTTACTACTGGGGCGGGGGCATCTTCTGGCGGTGGACCGAGGGCTTGGATCTCTACTAATTCCCGTGGCTGTGGTCCAGAGACAGATATATCAGGGACACGAGGATTGTCGCGTTTAGTAATTTCGCCGGAGGCGTGGGGAGCTGGTGCTATTTGTTGTGCCTCGATCTTTTTCGGTTCCGGGGCATCGCGATTTTGCCACCACAAGCCCACCAAGCCGATCAATCCCAATACTACGATGTAGGTAAAGTAACGCCACCAGCGATCACCGCGTGATTGGTGGCGGGGTAGCACCATTATCTGGGCTGGTGGAGCAACACTCTGGCCATCATAGGCGGCGATCAACGGCTCTGGGGGCAGATTGAGCAAATTAGCATAACTACGTAGATAGCCGCGCACGAAAATGGGGAACGGTAGGCGAGCATAATCGCTCTCTTCCAATGCGGTGATCACGCTGATATTGAGGCGCAGTTTTCCCGCAATATCGGCGCGCGTCCAACGACGTGCCTCGCGAGCTCGCTGTAATTGATTTCCGACGTTGGTAACTTCTGTTTTATTTACTCCCGAACGCCCTTCTGAGCGGGGGGGAGGCGAAAGAATTGCGGATGATATGAGTTCTACCGTTGGAGTAGAAAGGTCAGATGATTGGTTGTTCATTGGTTCTACGTATGCGGACCGCCAAGGATACTGCGGTAGGAAAGTTTAGGGTCGAGATCTGGAAATAGCCTATCAGTGTTGGAGTCGGTAGGCATCCAGACGACGGATGGCAAGGACGAGGAAGGTAAGGATGAACAGGAGATAGTAAGCCACATCGGCACTGTCGAAGACCCCCCGCATCAGGTTGTCATAGTGACGCACTAGAGATAGGTAGGCGAGTACCCCCCCGGCCTGTTCCGCTGAGGTCCAATCAACGACCCAAAGCAGGAGCAGGAGCCCGAAGCTACCCACTGCGGCAAGTGTTGGTACCGCCGTCAGGGTCGAGATGAACAGCCCCGCCGCCGCGAAGCTTGCCGTGAGCAAGACCAACCCCATCCCCCCCGTTACCAGCAATCCAAAGTCTAGGTTGCCACCAGTCAGCAGCGACAACGGCATGGTGACGGCCAGGCCCACTAAGACCCCAACAAAACCGAGAATGCCTAGGTATTTTCCCAACACGATGGCGGTCATGGAAATCGGCGAGGAAAGCAGCAGGGTTAGGGTCTGAGAGCGTAGTTCTTCGCTCATGACGCGCATGGTAAGCAGGGGCATCACCAGCATCAGCACGATGGCGGCGTCGCCGAAGAGTTGTCCAGCGATAAATTCAGTGGAGCCGGGCGCGCCCTCTAGGGTCGCGAGTTCTGCTTGATGCTGAAGGAAATAGTCGAGATGGGCGAGGAACATCCAGGCCAGGATCGCCTCCACTACGCCCAATACCGACCAGGCCAGGGGGGAAAAAAATAGGCTACGCAATTCGCGGCCAGCGATGATCAAGGCCTTCATGCTGCTGCCTCCAGGGGGGCAGATGCTTTCTCTCCCTCGGTGGGGAGCTGATTGGTGTTATGGGTAATGGCCACGAAGACCTCCTCCAAGGTGGAGCGTTCCGGGGTGAGTTCGTACAGCCCCCAACTGTTGGTGACGGCGTATTCGGCCAGGGCCTCGGCGGGGCTGTTGCCGAGTCGATGGCGTAGGCGCAGGCGGCCGTCTTCCAAGGTTTCGGTTTGGAGCACGCCGGGCATTGTCCCCAAGACCTCCAGTGGGGGAGGGCGACGTAGGCCCACGATCAGTGCGGAGGTTTCTAGGTGTTGGGTCAGTCCTTCCATGGTGTCTGAGGCCACCAGGCGGCCCTGGTGGATGATCTGGACGCGGTCGCAGGTGGCCTGAACGTCGGGCAGGATGTGGGTCGAGAGGATGATCGCGTGTTCCGTGGCGAGTTTACGTACCAACGCACGGATCTCGCGCATTTGCAGGGGGTCAAGACCCACCGTAGGCTCGTCCAGGATCACCACGGCTGGGGAGTGAAGGATGGCCTGGGCAATGCCCACTCGTTGCTGGTAGCCCTTGGATAGGTTGCCGATGAGTCGTCCAC comes from the Gammaproteobacteria bacterium genome and includes:
- a CDS encoding cytoskeleton protein RodZ encodes the protein MNNQSSDLSTPTVELISSAILSPPPRSEGRSGVNKTEVTNVGNQLQRAREARRWTRADIAGKLRLNISVITALEESDYARLPFPIFVRGYLRSYANLLNLPPEPLIAAYDGQSVAPPAQIMVLPRHQSRGDRWWRYFTYIVVLGLIGLVGLWWQNRDAPEPKKIEAQQIAPAPHASGEITKRDNPRVPDISVSGPQPRELVEIQALGPPPEDAPAPVVSPHEATVLPSPLSVSATPAGSLPSINTQPTTDGAQNTAGTSSAETSTAAPKENQPMLTVQVTKDTRVKIKDGKRKVLFDALVKAGQPQSFQGNAPFKVRLGRVDGVSVNYNGQPFDFSNYIKGNTAHFTVGKRR
- a CDS encoding ABC-2 type transport system ATP-binding protein — encoded protein: MADRALVDVEHLYRYYGPLCAVTDVSFQVARGEVLGFLGINGAGKSTTMQVIAGCLAPSAGRVLIDGHDLLDEPRAAKTALGYLPERPPLYRELTVNEYLDYCARLRGVPKRRITAALAQTKERCGLTGVSGRLIGNLSKGYQQRVGIAQAILHSPAVVILDEPTVGLDPLQMREIRALVRKLATEHAIILSTHILPDVQATCDRVQIIHQGRLVASDTMEGLTQHLETSALIVGLRRPPPLEVLGTMPGVLQTETLEDGRLRLRHRLGNSPAEALAEYAVTNSWGLYELTPERSTLEEVFVAITHNTNQLPTEGEKASAPLEAAA
- a CDS encoding ABC transporter permease yields the protein MKALIIAGRELRSLFFSPLAWSVLGVVEAILAWMFLAHLDYFLQHQAELATLEGAPGSTEFIAGQLFGDAAIVLMLVMPLLTMRVMSEELRSQTLTLLLSSPISMTAIVLGKYLGILGFVGVLVGLAVTMPLSLLTGGNLDFGLLVTGGMGLVLLTASFAAAGLFISTLTAVPTLAAVGSFGLLLLLWVVDWTSAEQAGGVLAYLSLVRHYDNLMRGVFDSADVAYYLLFILTFLVLAIRRLDAYRLQH